The genomic segment GTCCGCGGTAGCTTCTTTAAAGCCTTAGATGAAATTGACTTTACCGTCAATGAAGGTGACTTCTTTGGGGTCATTGGCGAATCGGGTAGTGGTAAGTCAACCACGGGGAAGTGTTTAATCCGGTTAAATATCCCGAGTGGCGGTAAGGTGGAAATTGCTAACCACCTTATTTCTGGTAAAAAACTAACGCGCGAAAACGACCACTGGTTAAAGCAAAACGTGCAGATGGTCTTTCAAGACCCATACTCTTCTTTAAACCCTACCAAGAATGTTTTAACGGTCATTTCCGAACCGTTAGTAATTACCAAAACGGTGTATGGTGAGGTAAAGGAATATCTTAAAACGCTCGCTAAACTGTCCTTTAAAACCAAGAAGGAATTGTTAAGGGAAGACTTTGAACTGGAAACCCAGTTTTACGAAAAGTTCTTTTCAAAGGTACTGTTTCACTTAGAAACTACGATTAACAAGTTTGCCCTACTCCAAGAGAGTAATAACAATAGTTCAGCCGAGTTAGCACAAACCATTTTGGGTCACACTGATGATCTAATTGAAGCATTACGGCAAGAGTTCGGTCTGGTCTATGAGTTTTCCTCATCCCAAAGCGAACCGCTACAAAAGGCCCTCAAAGACAAACAGGAAACCTTAGCACAGGACACGATTGACAAGTTAAAGCAAGAGCTGTATACAACGCAGCAAAAAGCTAAAGTTTCCACCCAGGCCTTTGCTACTTGACAAAAGTTGCAACAAACTAAGCAGAACTTAAAAGCGTACCGTGCCCAAATGGCGGAAGAGTTGCAAAACAAACCACGGATTTACCTCAATGCATGGTTGTTAACAACGAAGAACTACATTAAGGATTCACGCCAAAACACGCAGTTAACTGACGATGTCTTTGCTTTTTCTTACAACGACATGGTCGACAAAAAGCGCCGCTTAGTGTTAGTGTTATCGGAGTATTACAAGGCGTTGCCGTTCTTTTATGACAATTGGATCCACCAGAACGCCGATCGTTTTGATGAATTGACCAACGCAGTCTTCTTTGACTTGATTGATGTGGTGATTGCCTTAAACCGTGATTTTGCTAATGTGGAGAGTGACGCTAAGGCCGAGTTAATCCGTTTTGTTCAGTTTATCCGTCGCTTGTGTGACTTACGCTTTGCTGCTTTGAAAAAGAGTTTTAAGAAGCAAACTAACTATAGTTTTGACTTTAACCGCGAAACCGAGTTGTTATACGCCAACAGCTGTTATGACATTAAGGAGCTCCCCCAAGTAATCCAACCATACTGGGAAAAGCTCTTTAGTGATGCTAACTATGACAAGATTGCCAAATCAGTGCAGGAACTCAACGATATTATTAGCACTGACATTGAAAAGGCATCGAATATAGCCAGTGAAATTAATACCAAGATTAGTAGTTTTAAAACTGAAATTGCGGAGTTAAAAGCTACCTTTAAAACAGAAAAAAAAGCAGAAGATCACAGTGCCCAAATTACTGGCTTAAAAACGCAAATTGCTGAAATTCAAACGCAAATCAAGCAGCAAAAACGCGAAGTCCAAAGTACCGAAAAGGCCGCTTTAAAACCAGTATTAAAGCAGTACAAGAGTGCGCTGCACCTCTATAAACGCTTTAAACAGTTGTTACGCCAATTTACCAAGCAGTTAAACCTCCTTGTCAAAAAACAGCAGGAATTAGAAAAGATTGAGGAAGGCTTGGATCTAACCATTTGAGAGCGGATCCAACTGTTGTTCCACCCGGTCGAAGGTGATCTCAAGAGTGAACTCAAAACACGCTTAAAGTCGTTTGGGGTGATTAACTTTGAGTACAAACGGGCTGTGCGTGAATCCCGTGTCTTTCGCTTAGTCCACTTTGGTCATGACGTGATGAAGTGAGGATTGTTCTTACCATTGACCAAGATCTTCATGCGTAACAAGGTGTATGAAGCATTAGACAGTGTGGGCCTCAAACGCGAGCACGCTTATCGCTATCCGCACGAGTTTTCTGGGGGTCAGCGGCAACGGATTGCGATTGCCCGCGCTTTAATTACCAAACCTAAGTTAATTATTGCAGATGAGCTTATTAGTGCTTTGGATGTATCCATTCAAGCGCAGGTGATTAACATCTTGAAGGACTTGGCTAAAAAACACAACTTAACGGTGCTCTTTATTGCCCACGACCTTTCGATGGTACAAACAGTGTGCAACCGTTTAATTATTATGCACCGCGGCAAAATTGTGGAACGGGGTAGTACGGATGAAATCTTCGCGCACCCGGTCCACCCTTACACCCGTTCCTTGATTAAGGCATCGCCAAAGTTGAGTAAGATTAACATTGACCTAGCCTCCTTTGACGAGAAGTTTACGTATGACAGTGATTATTCACTCACGAATATGCCAAGCTTCTTGAAGGTGCCAAATACCCAAGAACACGAGTTGTACTGTACTCAAGGCCAGTTTGACAGTTGGATCAAAGGAGCAAGTCGGATAAATTAATTTAAAATTTCTAGCAAATTGTGGGAGCTAGTTTAGCGTTATTACCACACCAATTATGGCAAAAAAGACTATTACAAGAATCGCTAAGATTAACCTCTTAGGCGGGCAAGCAAAGCCCGGTCCCGCACTCGCATCTGTTGGGATTAACATGGGTGAATTCACCAAACAATTTAACGAAAAAACCAAGGACAAACAGGGCGAAATGATCCCCTGTGTGATCACCGCTTACAACGATAAGTCGTTCGACTTTATCTTAAAAACTACCCCAGTTAGCATCTTGCTTAAGCAGGCTGCAAAACTGGAAAAGGGGGCGAAAAACGCCAAAACAATTGTGGGTAAGATTACGATGGCCAAGGCCAAGGAAATTGCGCAGTACAAGTTAGTGGATCTGAACGCTAACACCGTGGAAGCAGCCCTTAAAATGGTTTTAGGTACTGCTAAACAAATGGGAATCGAGGTGATCGAATAATGGCTAAACTATCAAAGAAAATGAAGATAGCTGTTGGTTTGGTCGATAAAACCAAGCTGTACCCGCTCCAAGAAGCAGTTGATTTAGTCAAAAAAACTTCAATTACCAAATTTAATGGCTCAGTTGATATTGCCGTTAGCCTTAATTTAGACACCACCAAGGCGGAACAACAGCTCCGCGGTGCGATTGCTTTTCCTCACAGTGTTGGCAAACCAATCCGTATTCTAGCGATCACCGATGATGAAAAGGCGGCACTGGAAGCAGGTGCTGACTTTGTTGGTGGCATTGACAAGATCAATGACATTAAAAACGGTTGACTAGACTTTGACCTGATCATCACTTCTCCAAAGTTTATGGCCGCATTAGGTAAACTCGGGAAGCTGTTAGGTACCAAGGGTTTAATGCCTAACCCAAAAACAGAAACCGTTACTGATGATGTTCCAGCTGCTGTACGCGCTTACAAGAAGGGGAAAAAGGAATACCGCGCTGACAGCTTTGGTAACATCCACATGTCCTTAGGCCGCGTGGACAGTGCGTCCAACCACTTGGTTGAAAACGCTTTGGCACTGCTTGATCTCATTAAATCACGTAAACCAGCAACCGTTAAAGGAATTTACATTAAGAACATTGCCTTGACCACTACCATGGGTCCGAGCTTAAAGGTTAAGCTCCCTGATTAATGGACAAGTTGCGCCTCGTTGTTGGTTTAGGTAATTTAGGTAAGCAGTACGCTGAAACCCGTCATAACGCGGGGTTTAAGGTAATTGATCGTTTACTAAGCCTTTACCATGTCCAGTTAGAGGAACGCAACAACTTAGGTGAATTCATCCTTTTAAGAAAACATAAGGTAGTGTTAGCTAAGCCAAACACTTACATGAACCACAGTGGTAAGTTTGTTAAATGAGCTTGTCAAAACTGAAACATTAAACCAGATAAGGTAATGGTGGTTTATGATGAATTAGCCTTCCCGTTAGGTACTGTTCGACTAAAAATGCAGGGTTCAGCCAACAATCATAATGGCATAAAATCAGTAATTGCGCATTTAAATACTGAACACTTCAACCGCCTCCGGTTCGGAATTAAGTCCGATAATACTAGTAACATTCTCCATGAAGTGGTAATGTCGGAGTTTACCCCAGCCGAGCGTAATTTACTTGAAACAGCGCTTACAAAAGCGATTGAAGCACTCAAGGGTTACATTGATGGTGTGACAATGCTTAAATTAATGGAAGTTTTCAATGCCTAAAACACAATACATAGCTGGAGTATCAGGTGGTCCTGATTCAATGTTGTTGTTAAAACTGTACCACAAGAAGATTGCCTGTGTTGTACACGTTAACTACAATAAGCGGACTACTGCACTCCGCGACCAAAAAATGGTCGAAGAATACTGTAAACAGCTCAAAGTGCCCCTCATTGTGCACACGGTACCTGAAGATACCGTTTGAAAGAAAAACTTTCAAGCACAAGCTAGAAAAATTCGCTTTGAACAGTTTCAAAAAGCAGCTAGCCTTTATAAAGTAGATAAGCTGCTGTTAGCCCACCACCGCGATGATTTTATCGAACAGGCCAAAATGCAGTTGGACGCACGCAAGCGTGCCATGTATTATGGCATTAAAACACGTGGCGAATTGTATGGGATGAAGGTCTATCGTCCCTTTATTAAGTACT from the Mycoplasmoides pneumoniae FH genome contains:
- the pth gene encoding aminoacyl-tRNA hydrolase is translated as MDKLRLVVGLGNLGKQYAETRHNAGFKVIDRLLSLYHVQLEERNNLGEFILLRKHKVVLAKPNTYMNHSGKFVKWACQNWNIKPDKVMVVYDELAFPLGTVRLKMQGSANNHNGIKSVIAHLNTEHFNRLRFGIKSDNTSNILHEVVMSEFTPAERNLLETALTKAIEALKGYIDGVTMLKLMEVFNA
- a CDS encoding ATP-binding cassette domain-containing protein, with product METKKQKQNPLVNVKALSMLFKVRGSFFKALDEIDFTVNEGDFFGVIGESGSGKSTTGKCLIRLNIPSGGKVEIANHLISGKKLTRENDHWLKQNVQMVFQDPYSSLNPTKNVLTVISEPLVITKTVYGEVKEYLKTLAKLSFKTKKELLREDFELETQFYEKFFSKVLFHLETTINKFALLQESNNNSSAELAQTILGHTDDLIEALRQEFGLVYEFSSSQSEPLQKALKDKQETLAQDTIDKLKQELYTTQQKAKVSTQAFATWQKLQQTKQNLKAYRAQMAEELQNKPRIYLNAWLLTTKNYIKDSRQNTQLTDDVFAFSYNDMVDKKRRLVLVLSEYYKALPFFYDNWIHQNADRFDELTNAVFFDLIDVVIALNRDFANVESDAKAELIRFVQFIRRLCDLRFAALKKSFKKQTNYSFDFNRETELLYANSCYDIKELPQVIQPYWEKLFSDANYDKIAKSVQELNDIISTDIEKASNIASEINTKISSFKTEIAELKATFKTEKKAEDHSAQITGLKTQIAEIQTQIKQQKREVQSTEKAALKPVLKQYKSALHLYKRFKQLLRQFTKQLNLLVKKQQELEKIEEGLDLTIWERIQLLFHPVEGDLKSELKTRLKSFGVINFEYKRAVRESRVFRLVHFGHDVMKWGLFLPLTKIFMRNKVYEALDSVGLKREHAYRYPHEFSGGQRQRIAIARALITKPKLIIADELISALDVSIQAQVINILKDLAKKHNLTVLFIAHDLSMVQTVCNRLIIMHRGKIVERGSTDEIFAHPVHPYTRSLIKASPKLSKINIDLASFDEKFTYDSDYSLTNMPSFLKVPNTQEHELYCTQGQFDSWIKGASRIN
- the rplA gene encoding 50S ribosomal protein L1 — protein: MAKLSKKMKIAVGLVDKTKLYPLQEAVDLVKKTSITKFNGSVDIAVSLNLDTTKAEQQLRGAIAFPHSVGKPIRILAITDDEKAALEAGADFVGGIDKINDIKNGWLDFDLIITSPKFMAALGKLGKLLGTKGLMPNPKTETVTDDVPAAVRAYKKGKKEYRADSFGNIHMSLGRVDSASNHLVENALALLDLIKSRKPATVKGIYIKNIALTTTMGPSLKVKLPD
- the rplK gene encoding 50S ribosomal protein L11; translation: MAKKTITRIAKINLLGGQAKPGPALASVGINMGEFTKQFNEKTKDKQGEMIPCVITAYNDKSFDFILKTTPVSILLKQAAKLEKGAKNAKTIVGKITMAKAKEIAQYKLVDLNANTVEAALKMVLGTAKQMGIEVIE